The window GATAACCTTAAACACCGGGTTCTGCTCAAGACCATCTACAGCGCAGGGCTTAGAGTCGGGGAAGCTATTCGCCTCAAGCCGGAGCATATTGAAAGCGATCCGTCCAGGATGGTAATCAGGGTCCAACAGGGCAAGGGACGCAAGGATCGCTATACGGTTCTGTCCAGACAGTTGCTCCCTGAACTGCGGGCCTATTGGCAGGAGTACAAGCCCAAGCTGTGGTTGTTTCCCGGCCAGAAGCCCGGAACCCATATCAGAAGTGCTTCCGTCTCGATGATGCTCTACGCAGCTAAAAAAAAATCGGCTTAACCAGGGAATGCAGTCTCCATACTCTCAGACACAGCTTTGCCACCCACCTCCTCTATAAAGGCTACGACCTTTATACCATCAGCCAACTGCTCGGCCACAGCAACATAGAAACAACGACGATCTATCTGCATCTGGTTCCAGCCAGGTATGTCCAACTCAAGAGTCCGCTTGATCTGCTGGACGAGACGAAGGAGGGAGCAGATGAAAGATAATGGCAACACACCGGAGATTGCCGATATCTTTCGCAGATATGGTAAGAAATACCGGGATATGCATGTGGTGGGATCGCAGCAATATAAGGTCATGAGACGCATCGAAATATGTCGGACCGCTGCCCTTGGAGGCCATGTCGAAGCCTGTAATCATTGCGGTTATAGCCGCAACGCATATAACTCCTGCCGGGACAGACACTGTCCGAAATGCCAGACCATGGTCAAGGAGAAATGGCTCAGTGACAGAAGGACAGAACTGCTGCCTTGCCCCTATTTTCACAACGTTTTCACTTTGCCGCATGAGCTTAATCCCCTGGTTATGGGCAATAAACACATTATGCTGACTCTGCTGTTTACCGCAGTCAAAGAAACATTGCAGGTCTTCGCCCGTGATCCGCAGTGGCGCCTTGGGGGCCAACTCGGCTTCATTTCCGTGCTTCACACATGGAATCAGAAACTCATGGACCACTACCACCTGCACTGCATCATCCCGGCAGGAGTTCTTTCATTTGATCGTACAAGCTGGACCGGCACCAGAAGAAAATATTTATTCCGGGTTCAGTCATTGGCGAAGGAGTTCAAAAAACGCTATCTGGACAAGCTAGAAAGGGCACATAAGAAAAACCTCCTTTCTTTCCCTGGCAAGGTTGCAGGGCTGCAAGAGAAAAAACAGTTCCTGACGTTCATAGAAACGTTGCGTGGCAAGCAGTGGATCACTTATGCCAAACAGCCCTTTGGTGGACCGGAACAGGTACTCGAATATCTCGGTCGCTATACCCACCGGGTGGCAATAACCAACAACCGGATCATTGCTATCGATGATGGCAAGGTTAGCTTCAGGTATCGGGACCGCAGCGACGACAATAAGGAAAAAGAACTTACCCTCAGTGCTGAAGAATTTATCAGGCGATTTCTCCTGCACGTGCTGCCGAGCGGCTTTACCAAAATCCGCTATTACGGCTTCCTGGCTCATGCTAACAAGAAAACCTGCATCGCTTTAATCCGCACCCTGATCGGTTCAGACGTCAAATATACACAGAAAACAGTGGAGACCGTTCAGGAGATGATGCTGCGCTTGACCGGCATCGACATCTGCTGCTGCCCGCAGTGCGGCAAGGGAAAGCTGGTCTATCTCAGGCCGATTACCGACCTGGCTTATGATGATAGCTCCTGATCAGGTTTCTGTATCAGGATTTATCTAATTTCCAGATATACCGATGTTGGATTCAACAGGATAGCTGCGTCTTGCACAGGTGAAAATTGCGAGCAAATACGTGGGTGCCATGAAAAAATATACATTTTGTCGCAAAACCAGCGTCATCAAAGACCAGTTTCGCCGGCTATGCTCGAAAGCCCCCCTTCTCAATATTGCACCACGACCGTTAAACAGTAATCAGGAACCGCAATTAATCCCCATAGCATAACGTTTCCGGCCACAACTCCCCCGCAGTTCAGTTCTCAAGGTTTATCAATAATTGCAGCATGTTTTGTTGTGAATTCAAGGACTGCCAGAGCGCAACTATTGATAAACCTATTCTGTTTATCTCAACTTTCAGACTTCTCATTTCATGTTAGGGTTAAAGAAAATTCGAACCTTCAAAATACAGAAATAACGTAATAATTAAGTAGAAGGTGTGAGCTGTATCTTTGGTAAAATTGGGCTCTTAGATATACTCTTTACGCTCGACAGAATAGGCGACATCACTGCTGTCTCACAAATAATAACGTGATTACGGATAAATAAAGGCTCGGAGAGCTTCTTGTGTTATAGTGAATTTGCGAAAAACAATATAATAACAAGGAGATCCGAGCCATGGCTCATTCTAGCACAATCCTAAATCAGATTGCTTCATTTTTCCCAAGACATGATTTTGAGAAACTGGCAAGAAAGCATCATCATGGACAAAAGTTTCGCTCCTTCAACAGATGGAGCCAGTTTCTCGCCATGACTATAGCCCAACTCACTTCCAGAAAGAGCCTTCGTGACTTAGTCAGCAACCTGGCCGTTCAAAAGTCTCGTTTGTATCATTTGGGTATGAGGCCAACTAGTCGGGCCACCTTGGCTCGTGTCAATGAGCAACAGCCTTATGAGACTTTCAAAGCCATGTTCTTTCAGCTTTTGCATAAGTGCCAGGCGAATGCTCCGAAGCATAGGTTCAAGTTCAAGGGTAAAATTTATTTACTCGATGCAACGATGGTCAATCTCTGTCTCTCAGTGTTTCCGTGGGCTAACTACCGCAAAACCAAGGGTGCCATGAAATTGCATTTTGGCCTTGATGCAAGTGGCTATCTTCCAGTCTTCATGGATATGACGGAGGGCAAAAAACATGAAATCGAATGGGCACGATCTCTTAACCTGCCTGCCGGTTCTTGTGTAGTTTTTGACCGAGGGTTCACCGATTACACTTGGTACGAGACCCTCGACAAACGCAAAATAACGTTCGTAACACGGCTTAAAAGTAATGCAAAAGTCTATCGCTACGGCAACCGACGTAAACCCGATTCTCCTGATGTTCTTGAAGACCAAAAGATAAAAATTCCAGGATATCAGTTCACTTTTCGACGGATTATCTATGTTGATCCAGAAACGGGCATTGAGTATCAGTTTGTGACAAATTCGAGGAAACTCAAAGCATCAGAGGTTGCTGCAATTTATAAAGAACGCTGGCAAATCGAACTGTTCTTTAAGTGGATCAAGCAACAACTAAAAGTGAAGACGTTTCTTGGAACATCTGAAAACGCAGTACTTACACAGCTATGGATTGCCCTCTGTGTCTATCTAATGCTGTCGTATTTTAAATTCATGGCCAAATTCAAAGGATCGCTCACGCAACTGCTCAGGCTATTGCAATTGAACATTTTTGAAAGAAGACCGTTGGCTGACTTGTTAAAGCCGCCTGACAAACCAGGAAAAACACAATTTTCGCCACAACTTGCATTGTGGAATTAACTATGAGACAGCAGTGAGGCGACATATTCAACAAGCGAGTTGATATCGTAGACTGGCAGCCTGGTTACTGCCTAATTCTGCTTTGAAACGCGCAAAGATCTGTGCATTCGAGTAGCAAGGCGTTTAAGCTATGCTCTGTCGCGAGTTTGAAGGCTGAATCACAGATCTCTTCTTCTAACTTCACCATATCAAAGTCGTTACGCTTACCTTCGACAATGGTTTCCCAGAATTCCGAACAGCCTTCCATTCCACGAATATGAAAATCCTCAATACTAAGACTAATGTCTTTGAAATGATCAGAGTTTAAAGCTGCTGATGAACTTGCTGTGAGTATGCCGATGTTTGCTTCACCACCATGCATAATGCATAATAAGGGAAGCTGTAAAAGACTGGATGAAAAGACAGGGATGGATACCGCTTCTGATAGTTCAGCTTGAAATCTTGCCAGAAAACCGCAGCTGCCGGTGATAGCTTTTACGCCTTCCTTTTCAAGAGAAATTGCTGCATCTAGAAAAGGTCGGAGAAGCTCCGGTCCTGATCACCCCTGTCAATAATCTGAACGGGAATATTCGGCAGGCCGCAACAAAGCTAGATATTAGTCGGCCAACTATTTACAGGAAGCTTAAACAATATGGATTTTCAAATAGAGACTGTAAACAATGATTTGTTCTTTATCATCTGTTCTCAAGGTTCGATTGATGGATTTCAGACTAATCCCTTCTCTTTTAACAGCGGCACTGGGTCCACAAGATGGCGTTTGAACCATTTTTTATGATCATCGACACCAAAGGCAATACAAAGGAGCTCAGAAAAATGGAATGTTGGGATTTGTTGTTTTAATGAACATCGAATTTCAAGGTTCAGGTGGCACATTGCACAGGCTGTTACCAGACATTCGGCTTCCGATTCTATTGCGTTATCCATGATCTGGTTGACCACCTTGGTAGTAACCTCTGGCTTGGCAACCGACAAATACGTTCCGCAACACTTGGAAAAGTTTTGCCAGGAAACAGGTTCTGCACCAAGCATTTTTAGGGTTTTCTCCATAATTCCTGTATGCCGTTTGTCTTTTCTAAGGATTGGAGGCTTTGCCAGCATGCACCCGTAATATGAAGCGAAGCGAATACCGTTGAGCGGTTTGGTCATGTTCTTATCAATAACAGTCTGATCAAGTTTCGTTAACAGGTCAAAGAAATGGATTATTTCCAGATCCTGATCAAAATTTCGCTCCCATCGGTTTTTGTACATCTCCTTTGCCTGGTCATCGCTTTTCAGCTCTTCATGGGTTGAGCGCATCCTGATGTAGCAACTTGGGCAGGCAACCAGCAGGGGAAGTCCTTGTTGAGCAAGGGAGATGTTTCTTTGTGGAAGAAGGGCGGCAGCCTCAGAATCTATGCTGTGGGCAGAGGAGGAACCACAGCAGTTCCAGTCATCTAATTCCTCAAGATGTATCCCGACCTTTTCGCAGAATTTATAAATTGAGCGATTGTTTTCGTGACCGGAAGCAGCCAGGGAACACCCTGGAAAATAGGCGTAGGTGTTTTCTTTACTTTTTAAAGATGCTTTCAATGGACTGTATATCCTTAACTTTTTTGGCTCTAAGATCGAGCTTTCGTTTAGCGAGCATGGTTAAACCAAGGCCGATATCTTGAAAAAGATCCTTTTTCTTCAGCTTATACCGCATCATGATTTCAAGTTTATGGGCCCGTCCATATTTCTTGACGGACTTAAGCATCTGTTCATGAAAGTTCAAAATATCCGGTTCACCTATAGCAACCCCTTTTTCCATTGCCAATTGTCGCAGGGCATCCATAACCGTTGGGATATCGATAGCCATCGGACAACTATCACAACAGGTATTGCAACCAACACAGACCCAGATTGTGGATGATTTGAGTACGGGCTCGCCCATCCCAAACTGGAGCATTCGCATAATCACATTGGGATGAATGTCCATTGCATCTAAAAAGGGACAAGCATTGGCGCAGGTTCTGCACTGGAAACAGAGATTGAAGTTAACTTCGGAGTGGCCACGGACATCTTCTAAAACACGCTTCATCTCTTGGCTTGACAGTTTCATCAGGAATCCTTTTGGTCATACTTGATGCTGCTTATTCTCCTAATCCAAGAAAGAATATCGAATTTACAACTACTACATTGTAACCATTCAATAGGAGAAGGCCATTGACCTATGTCAAATTGATGTTTCTATTTTAGGTACTTCTTCAGACGCTTATCCTGTTCGATATATTGGAGAGTTGAATTGTACTGCTGGTGTTTTGCTGCTTAATGGTGAAATATGGTCAAGTGCATATATTTACTGCATAAAATGTTATGTGAATTCACCAAAAGAACTCTTCCTTTATAACAACATTGACAAATCAATCCTGAAGTATGAAGAAAAAATGTGGCAACTGTTCGATATCTCCAAACAGGAGATGCCAGAACTGACAGACGCTTAAAATGGTCCTGTGAAAGGTGCTGATTAAAGTGAAGGTCCCATCGATCTGAAAACAAAACGGTTGATTTCATTAGCTGTTGCTATTCAAGCAGGATGTAAGGATTGCATGATTTCTCAGACGTCACATGCAATTGAACTTGGGGCAACACCAGCAGAGATTTTTGAGACCTGCTCTGTAGCAATCAGTATGGGTGGAACGTTGGCCTGGAGTAAAGCGTTAATCATTGCCGAATACTTAAGAGAGCGGGAGATAATGAAATAAACCATAATCTGATTACCACTCATCCTCAGCACGTAATCCGAGGGATGATGTACCTGTTATTGCGGGACGATTTAAACCCGTCCATGGGGACTTGATTGTGGCCGTCCAGGCTCCGACATACCATGGTGACCCAACTCCTCAATGCCAATGCTGATCTGGTGAGTATCCAGGAAATACTGGGGCACACGAAGATCAAGATAACCCAGGGTTATAGCAAATTATCGAATCTGAAAGCGCAGAAAGATTATTTTCAGGCAATGGAAATAGTGGTAGCGAAGACCACAATCAGGCAGCTGGAATGACCACAGACGTCCAGGGGGCTCTGCCCCCTACCCCCCGAGGTTTAAAGCATTATGACCATAAGGATGGATGAAAAAAAGGAAGACCGGGTAATACAACCCGGCCGCCACCCTTACGGTGCTCATCTCGGCGCTCGGGTCGCTCCTCAGCGTTGCCCTATCCTCCGGATGAGTATTAAAAGAATAGCAGTTGATTGATCCCAGGGCAAGCGAGCACAGTCTAGTGATAGACTTGACATCGGACGCAAAGAGGCATGAAAATAGAGTATAGCTAACAGATCAATCTAAAAAGAAAAAACAGGATCTGTTACGTATATAGACTGTGAAGATGAGGTTGCCCCTGTCTGGTGAGTGAGGTTGCTCGCGGCTGAGGCGGGTCTGAAGGGCTTCAGGAAGAATCTCTACTGGTGAAAGGTAGAAGTAGGCTATAGCTGCCATTTCTAACCTCCAAAGTAGATACAGGGACGGAGAGCTGTAGCCTTGCCTGTCACATACAAGGAAGAGAAGATAGTTCTTCTCCCTTTGTATCCTTACTTTTTTCTACCAGAACGGAAAAGGCTTGCAACCAGATGGTTATTCCGTGTAAATGCGTACCTGATGCTTTCGTTTTTACTCCTTTATCTCTATAGGCAGTTGCCATGTCACTCTACACTTTATCCCAAATCCTCATTGGCTTTGCCATCATAACCGATCTGGCATCATTTCAGTTCAAGCAAAAGAAACATATCGTCTACTGTTTTCTTATCTCCTGTACCCTGATTGGCCTTCATTTCATGTGTCTTGGCCACTGGACAGCCGCAGGGCTAGCCCTGCTCTCCCTTGCTCGATTCACCGCCTGCCTATATACGACCTCTACCCGGGTACTCATTTCTTTCCTGGTGTCCGTAGCACTTATCGGTCTGTTCACCTATGACGGATACCTCACCCTGCTTGGATGCGCAGCCACGACATTCGGCACCATTGCCTCCTTTTGCAAAGACGACAAGCCACTTCGTCAGTTCATGGCCGTATGCGCCGGGCTCTGGATCATTCATAACTATCTTGCTGGCTCTCCTGGTGCCGTACTTCTGGAGACGATTTTCCTATCATCCAACTTGGTCGGGTATTTCAGATATTATATACGGCCTCGTAGGACAGCGGTGAACTAAGAGCCCTTTCCTGATCCTGAAAACTCAGAACACTTACGCCGTAGTTCCATACATTTAATCGTAACGGTTTCACCTATCGGGTAAAACTTTTCCGGTTATAGGGTACCGCCCAGATTCATGCGAAAATGCACGCTAAGGGATTTGACGGTAAACAGGTTTTGTTACGTATATAGACTGTGCATCGCCGGTTCTGATCCGCAAAAGCTTGGGATCGGCTTTCCACCTCCGTCTACCTGAAGAGCATCAGGAACAAGGTAAACCGAGGTGAAGAATCCACGGCAATGTATTGCCAGGATAAATCTGTTGCTGTCTCCATCGAGGATGGCTGCCCCATCTCCTTCAATCGTTCCGGGGTGGTTCGAGCTGATGATACTGCTCCAAAGCCAACGAGACACACCCTGTTGTGCAGGGGATATACATCACTTTTCAAGCTTGAGTCTACTTCAAACTGTTTGAAGATGGTCAGGATCGGCACCCCCCATCTCTTTGGTCGTACGCAGCTAATAGCTTTAGCAAACTGTCTTAGCAGTCCTAATGCAGCAGGGCTGTTGGTCGAGTTTTCACCCAATGGCCAACTTTTATTAAAGCCTAGAAATCAGAATTTTTCTTTGAGAACATACAGAAGAGGCTATATAATTTTAACGACTGTGGTGTATTAGGCCGAAGGGTAATTAGCGAACATTGCTCGAAAGTGCATCTATCCGATAATACGATATTTACCCAACTAGAAATCATCGATTCATGTCCGCCAATCAGGTTTCGGCTTAATAATTGCAAAAGGCCGAAAAGGTGGCTCTAAAAATTCAATATCCCAGATAGTGAATGCTGGTGCACAACATGTTCGTGGTGGACGCATATGACTACACATGACTCGCATGCAGGCCAGGATCAACTGACAGAGTGAAAGCTCAATATCCCAAAATCTTGAATTCTTATCTCCTGGATCAGGGGAGCCAATTATGGAGAGCAGGCACAAACTTGTACTCCTGCGGCACGGGTTAAGTGACTGGAACCAGCAGAACCGCTTTACCGGTTGGCAAGACGTAGACCTTGCCGAAGCCGGAATCGCCGAGGCACATAAGGCTGGTGCTGCCTTGCGCGAGGCGGGATACCGGTTCGATGTCGCCTACACCTCTTTACTCAAGCGAGCTATTCGAACGCTATGGATCGTTTTGGACGAACTCGATCGGCAGGTCCTGGTCGACCGACCGGATATCCATGGACGTGAAGCCATCCTGAAGATCCATTCCAGAAATGTGATTTTTGGTCCCGATGTCGACCTCGGCAAAATCGCCGGTCGCACACCGGGTTTTGTCGGGGCGGACCTGGCCAACATTATCAATGAAGCTTCTCTCAGAGCGCAGGGTGTCTTGAATGATCTGGCCCATATCCTTTTTGAAAAGGAAAGCGTGCAGGGAGAGGAGCTGAGGAAGATGCTGTCAGTAGCCCCATCGGGAATGGCGAACATATCTCCCGAGCAGCCATCCTCGAACAGCGCCGGAAAAAGCGATAATGAAAATGTTGACCATTCTGGAAACACAGAGAAATCCACGTAACCCCCTGATGGGCTGAATGCGGGAATCGTCCAGTTGGGAAAACAAATGCCCGCAAATATGGAGGTTCATTATGGCAATAGTACGATGGGATCCATGGCGAGAAATTGAGGATATGGTCGAACGCTACACGAGAGCTGTAGGGCAACCTCGAGCGGGAAGCCAAGAGGTTATTGCTGCAGGGGATTGGGCTCCCCGTGTAGACATCATTGAGACCGATAAGGCATTCGTAATCAAAGCAGAAATTCCCGAGGTAAATAGAGAAGATGTCAAGGTTACAGTAGACAATGGTATCTTGACGATTCGGGGGGAGAGAAAACAGGAGATAGAGGAGAAAGGAAAAAAAATCCATCGAATCGAACGATCTTTCGGAATCTTCACCCGGAGTTTTACCTTGCCCGACAATGTCGATGAAAAGAACATCAAGGCTTCGTTCAAGGATGGCATGCTGAACCTGCAGATTCTGAAGACTGAGGAGGTAAAGCAAAAAGCCATTGAGATTAAAGTAGAGTAACAAGAAATGAATTCTAACTATCAATAGGACCTGGGAAAAGCACTTGCTTTTCCCAGCCGGTTCACTGCTGAACGTTTACAAGCCGATAACGTAAGATCATATAAACTCTCTTGTCCAGCTATCAGGATGGCCAACCAACTCAAAACAATGGATTCTCCATTTCCAACTGAAGCATTACAGGACAGCCATGACATTGTCAGCTTTTCGCATATTTTATTCCCTTTGCGAGAGCTTGAAGTGAAGCACAACAGTGAGCACTAAGCATTGCGTCGCATACAAGATGCTCCAATAAAATGGGAATGGCTGCATCGACAGTGAGGGTCTAAAGGTCATATTTGCCCAAGTGGTTAAATATGACCTTTAGCCTGTGGGTGACGACACACATTCAGAGGAGGCGGCATAAGTGAATTATACTAAAAATGCAGAGTGATGGGGTGTAGAGAGAGCTGGTATCGGGCACTTAGCATGGGAATTGCTGAACTAAGATTATAGGTACACTTCTGCTGCATCTCATGTGGAAGACAGGTTCTGCCATGAGTATTCAGATGAGTCCTCTGCACGACAGCCTGATCGTGCGAAGATGGGGTGCTGCTGAACGCATACGATCGTCTCACCTTTCTTTATTTGAGGAGAATACAATGAGTGATAAAAAAAAATTACAGGAAAAGCTTAAAAACGATGTTGAACTGGCACAAGTCAAACTTGCTGAGTTCAAAGCTAACATCAAAAGCGTAGCAGGTAGTGTTTGATCCGAAAATGTCGGACGTATTGATTTGCTGGAACAGAGAATTGAAGAAGCAAAGCAGCGGTTGCTCGAATTGAATCGGACTCAGGACAGTGTGTCGGAGCAAATTATGGAAGGGGTTGAGGATACCTGGAAAGCATTGCAGGATTCCCTTCAAGATGTCATCTCCACTTTTGAAGGGCATCATTAATGCTGCCCGTGAATGCCGAAAATATCACATAATTGTGGTAGCTGGTGATATTGTCAGTGAAATTCTCACCCATGCAGAGAGCCAGAAGGCCGATATGATCATTGTCGGGACCCATGGCCAACAGACACAGGGTGAAATTGTTCTCGGCAGTATCTCCGAACAATTTCTCAGAAAGGCTCCATGCCCGGTATTGGTTATAAATCCATATAGGTAGTCAAGTGCTGAGAGAGCAAGAGCTGCCTTGAATGTCACTCAGGACAAACTACAAGTAATCCAGCTAACCGTAAACGGATGCGGATCCAGAAACTGAAAACTAGCTTTTTGAAAGACTATGAGATGATAACTGGAGTATTCAAACTGACTGAAGGAGGCGGACCATGAACCCCGAACGATACCTGCCCCGGTCTCTACCAGCTTCGCTTAAAGGGCTGACGGACTTGGCGCTGGATCTGCGATGGAACTGGAATCATTGTGCCGATGTTCTATGGCGGGCAATTGATCCGGAGATCTGGGAAGGTACGGAAGATCCATGGCTGATTCTGGAAAGTGTTTCGAGAATGCGGTTGGAAACGTTGGCTGCCGATCCAGCCTTTATGGAGGAACTTCGGAACCAGCTGGCGTATCGACAGGCGTATATGAGACAGCCCACATGGTATGATGAGAGGTATGGAAGTGATCGCCTGGGATCTGTGGTCTACTTCAGCATGGAATTCGGTTTAAGTGATGCACTGCCCATCTATTCGGGCGGTTTGGGTGTGCTCGCAGGGGATTTCCTCAAGACTGCAAGTGATCTGGGTATTCCCGTGGTGGGTATTGGACTGCTCTATCAGCAGGGGTATTTTCGTCAGGCGCTTGACACCAATGGGGTACAGCTGGCATTTTTTCCGTTCAACAATCCCACCATGCTGCCGGTGCTCCCTCTCCAGGGCCCGGATGGCGAATGGCTACGGGTCAGTGTCGAACTGCCCGGCCGGACACTGCATTTACGTGGCTGGCTGGCGCAGGTTGGAAGAGTTCCTCTGTATTTGCTCGACAGTAACGATCTGCTCAATGCGCCGGGCGACCGTGGCATCACCGGTGAATTGTATGGTGGCGGAACCGAAATGCGCCTGCGACAGGAAATCGTTTTGGGTATCGGCGGCTGGCGGTTGCTGGACGCACTGAAGATATCACCTTCGGTATGTCATCTCAATGAAGGGCATGCCGCTTTCGTCGTGCTGGAGCGAGCCCGCCGGTTTATGGATCAGCATGATCGTTCATTCAGTATTTCTTTTCAGGCAACCAGGGCTGGCAATATATTTACAACCCATACGCCCGTAGCAGCAGGTTTTGATCGTTTCCCACCAGGGCTTATGACGCAATATTTTTCCGAATATACGAAGACGCTCGGCATATCCATGGAAGCTCTACTCTCGTTGGGATGTTCACGGGAGGCCGAGAACCATGATTCCTTTAACATGGCATATCTCGCACTCCGGGGCTGCGGTAGGACAAACGGCGTCAGTCGCTTGCACGGAGAGGTGAGCCGTCAAATTTTTCGTCCCCTCTTTCCCCGTTGGCCCCAACAGGAAATCCCCATAGGACATGTCACAAACGGTGTGCACGTGCCATCGTGGGATTCTGCGGCTGCCGATACGCTC of the Desulfosediminicola ganghwensis genome contains:
- a CDS encoding 2,3-bisphosphoglycerate-dependent phosphoglycerate mutase codes for the protein MESRHKLVLLRHGLSDWNQQNRFTGWQDVDLAEAGIAEAHKAGAALREAGYRFDVAYTSLLKRAIRTLWIVLDELDRQVLVDRPDIHGREAILKIHSRNVIFGPDVDLGKIAGRTPGFVGADLANIINEASLRAQGVLNDLAHILFEKESVQGEELRKMLSVAPSGMANISPEQPSSNSAGKSDNENVDHSGNTEKST
- the glgP gene encoding alpha-glucan family phosphorylase, with the translated sequence MNPERYLPRSLPASLKGLTDLALDLRWNWNHCADVLWRAIDPEIWEGTEDPWLILESVSRMRLETLAADPAFMEELRNQLAYRQAYMRQPTWYDERYGSDRLGSVVYFSMEFGLSDALPIYSGGLGVLAGDFLKTASDLGIPVVGIGLLYQQGYFRQALDTNGVQLAFFPFNNPTMLPVLPLQGPDGEWLRVSVELPGRTLHLRGWLAQVGRVPLYLLDSNDLLNAPGDRGITGELYGGGTEMRLRQEIVLGIGGWRLLDALKISPSVCHLNEGHAAFVVLERARRFMDQHDRSFSISFQATRAGNIFTTHTPVAAGFDRFPPGLMTQYFSEYTKTLGISMEALLSLGCSREAENHDSFNMAYLALRGCGRTNGVSRLHGEVSRQIFRPLFPRWPQQEIPIGHVTNGVHVPSWDSAAADTLWTERCGKGSWFSTLETVEYALKNVDDEKLWTMRNEARQPLITAVRRRLICQQEACRLSEKDLRQCRETLDPHVLTIGFARRFASYKRPGLLLTDPERLTHLLTHPQHPVQLIIAGKAHPQDEEGKRLVREWSEYLRRPEVREHGVFLEDYDMGLAAELVQGVDLWLNTPRRPWEACGTSGMKVLVNGGLNLSELDGWWAEAYEPGVGWSLGDGKEHDHDPAWDAKEAEELYMLLEEEVVPAFYTRDERGIPTAWVTRMRHSMARLTPLFSCNRMVREYTSDYYVPAAAAYQRRAADNGSLATALDEWHLTLLSHWQQLRFGQCTVDESSVRNLFLVEVYLGEVHPSAVRVELYADPLSPDSNPVRITMDRGERLSGSVIGYQYHAVVSKGRSAQDYTPRVIPYHADASVPVEINFILWRE
- a CDS encoding IS4 family transposase, with the translated sequence MAHSSTILNQIASFFPRHDFEKLARKHHHGQKFRSFNRWSQFLAMTIAQLTSRKSLRDLVSNLAVQKSRLYHLGMRPTSRATLARVNEQQPYETFKAMFFQLLHKCQANAPKHRFKFKGKIYLLDATMVNLCLSVFPWANYRKTKGAMKLHFGLDASGYLPVFMDMTEGKKHEIEWARSLNLPAGSCVVFDRGFTDYTWYETLDKRKITFVTRLKSNAKVYRYGNRRKPDSPDVLEDQKIKIPGYQFTFRRIIYVDPETGIEYQFVTNSRKLKASEVAAIYKERWQIELFFKWIKQQLKVKTFLGTSENAVLTQLWIALCVYLMLSYFKFMAKFKGSLTQLLRLLQLNIFERRPLADLLKPPDKPGKTQFSPQLALWN
- a CDS encoding helix-turn-helix domain-containing protein, coding for MLHLEKVGEAPVLITPVNNLNGNIRQAATKLDISRPTIYRKLKQYGFSNRDCKQ
- a CDS encoding Hsp20/alpha crystallin family protein yields the protein MAIVRWDPWREIEDMVERYTRAVGQPRAGSQEVIAAGDWAPRVDIIETDKAFVIKAEIPEVNREDVKVTVDNGILTIRGERKQEIEEKGKKIHRIERSFGIFTRSFTLPDNVDEKNIKASFKDGMLNLQILKTEEVKQKAIEIKVE
- a CDS encoding tyrosine-type recombinase/integrase, whose amino-acid sequence is MWPSRLRHTMVTQLLNANADLVSIQEILGHTKIKITQGYSKLSNLKAQKDYFQAMEIVVAKTTIRQLE
- a CDS encoding CoB--CoM heterodisulfide reductase iron-sulfur subunit B family protein, yielding MKASLKSKENTYAYFPGCSLAASGHENNRSIYKFCEKVGIHLEELDDWNCCGSSSAHSIDSEAAALLPQRNISLAQQGLPLLVACPSCYIRMRSTHEELKSDDQAKEMYKNRWERNFDQDLEIIHFFDLLTKLDQTVIDKNMTKPLNGIRFASYYGCMLAKPPILRKDKRHTGIMEKTLKMLGAEPVSWQNFSKCCGTYLSVAKPEVTTKVVNQIMDNAIESEAECLVTACAMCHLNLEIRCSLKQQIPTFHFSELLCIAFGVDDHKKWFKRHLVDPVPLLKEKGLV
- a CDS encoding carboxymuconolactone decarboxylase family protein; this encodes MDLKTKRLISLAVAIQAGCKDCMISQTSHAIELGATPAEIFETCSVAISMGGTLAWSKALIIAEYLREREIMK
- a CDS encoding YgjV family protein — translated: MSLYTLSQILIGFAIITDLASFQFKQKKHIVYCFLISCTLIGLHFMCLGHWTAAGLALLSLARFTACLYTTSTRVLISFLVSVALIGLFTYDGYLTLLGCAATTFGTIASFCKDDKPLRQFMAVCAGLWIIHNYLAGSPGAVLLETIFLSSNLVGYFRYYIRPRRTAVN
- a CDS encoding IS91 family transposase, whose translation is MKDNGNTPEIADIFRRYGKKYRDMHVVGSQQYKVMRRIEICRTAALGGHVEACNHCGYSRNAYNSCRDRHCPKCQTMVKEKWLSDRRTELLPCPYFHNVFTLPHELNPLVMGNKHIMLTLLFTAVKETLQVFARDPQWRLGGQLGFISVLHTWNQKLMDHYHLHCIIPAGVLSFDRTSWTGTRRKYLFRVQSLAKEFKKRYLDKLERAHKKNLLSFPGKVAGLQEKKQFLTFIETLRGKQWITYAKQPFGGPEQVLEYLGRYTHRVAITNNRIIAIDDGKVSFRYRDRSDDNKEKELTLSAEEFIRRFLLHVLPSGFTKIRYYGFLAHANKKTCIALIRTLIGSDVKYTQKTVETVQEMMLRLTGIDICCCPQCGKGKLVYLRPITDLAYDDSS
- a CDS encoding 4Fe-4S dicluster domain-containing protein, which codes for MKLSSQEMKRVLEDVRGHSEVNFNLCFQCRTCANACPFLDAMDIHPNVIMRMLQFGMGEPVLKSSTIWVCVGCNTCCDSCPMAIDIPTVMDALRQLAMEKGVAIGEPDILNFHEQMLKSVKKYGRAHKLEIMMRYKLKKKDLFQDIGLGLTMLAKRKLDLRAKKVKDIQSIESIFKK
- a CDS encoding universal stress protein, with protein sequence MSSPLLKGIINAARECRKYHIIVVAGDIVSEILTHAESQKADMIIVGTHGQQTQGEIVLGSISEQFLRKAPCPVLVINPYR